From the genome of Deltaproteobacteria bacterium:
CTCGCAGACGCGCTTCTCCCGGATGCGGCCACCGTCCTTGTCGTGGAGCATGTGGAAGCGCAGCTCCTTCTGCGACGTGGCCGAGTAGAGCTTCACCGGCACGTTCACCAGCCCGAACGAGACGGCCCCCGACCAGATCGGACGCGACGGCATGGCTCCTCCGCGGAAAAGTCCGCTCCAAAGCTCGGACCGGCGCGAGGGGCCGGGCAATGGCCGAGCGTGCGGCCGAGCGCTGCTCTCGTTTCGTGCACGTCAGACCCCAGCTTGGGGGTTGGACGCGGAGCCCGCCCATGGACGCCATCGAGTACCTCACCCGCCAGCACCGGCACATCGAATCGCTCTTCGACGAGCTCCAGCGCGGTCGCCCGCTCGAGCCGCTCGAGCTCGCCGACGTGTTCGCGCGCATCGCCGACGCCGTGGCGCTGCACTGCGAGCTCGAGGAGGAGCACCTCTACCCGCACGCCCGCGGCATCCGCCCCGAGGCCGAGCAGGCCGACGCGCTCACCGAGCACCAGGAGCTGAAGGAGAAGCTGGCCGACCTGTTGCAGATCGAGCCTGTCGACCCCGGGTTCGGGCCGCGGCTCCTGGCCTTGCGGGATCTGGTCGAGCTGCA
Proteins encoded in this window:
- a CDS encoding hemerythrin domain-containing protein, which encodes MDAIEYLTRQHRHIESLFDELQRGRPLEPLELADVFARIADAVALHCELEEEHLYPHARGIRPEAEQADALTEHQELKEKLADLLQIEPVDPGFGPRLLALRDLVELHVEEEESELFPELERVLPEALRLDLGLAMAAVARERGAAVEGEVTPGLEPG